In the genome of Dehalococcoidales bacterium, one region contains:
- a CDS encoding DNA methyltransferase, producing the protein MASNMLYYGDNLEVLRKYIGTGTIDLCYIDPPFNSKRTYNQIYNDIGTEDRAQTQAFIDTWTWDDRAREGFQEILDNPQGRYTKQTIELVKGLSNALRTSNLFAYLISMTLRITEIQRVLKKTGSFYLHCDPTASHYLKLITDSIFVPNGGEFRNEVIWAYRLGGRPQKGWPRKHDAILYYTKTDTDDYTFNADAIRVPYESTGGYISSGRKIVNGKEYKVNPLGKVPEDWWFISALNRQSKERLGYPTQKPEALLERIIKASSNEGDMVLDAYCGCGTTIAVAQDQKRKWIGMDITYQSIALILKRIEDHFGKIVADNVKLDGIPRDMDSAHALANKKDDRVRKEFEKWAVLTYTTNRAVINQKKGADSGIDGVAYFRTNNTDNAKIILQVKSGGVGRGDIAKLRGDMQRETAAMAVFITLEPPTAPMVNEAKAAGLYHHD; encoded by the coding sequence ATGGCAAGCAATATGCTCTATTACGGTGATAACCTAGAAGTTTTGCGAAAGTATATAGGAACCGGAACGATTGACCTATGCTACATTGACCCACCATTCAATTCAAAACGAACATATAATCAGATTTACAACGATATCGGAACCGAAGACCGAGCGCAAACTCAGGCCTTCATTGATACCTGGACTTGGGATGATAGAGCTAGAGAAGGATTCCAAGAAATCCTTGATAACCCTCAAGGCAGGTATACAAAACAAACTATTGAATTGGTAAAGGGTTTATCTAATGCACTTCGTACAAGCAATCTATTTGCGTACCTAATTAGCATGACACTCAGGATTACCGAAATCCAACGCGTTCTCAAGAAAACAGGAAGTTTCTATTTGCATTGTGACCCCACGGCCAGTCATTATTTAAAACTGATAACGGATAGCATATTCGTTCCTAATGGTGGCGAATTTCGTAATGAGGTCATTTGGGCCTATAGATTGGGTGGACGACCTCAAAAGGGGTGGCCTCGGAAACATGATGCTATTTTGTACTATACAAAAACCGATACGGATGATTACACGTTCAATGCTGATGCTATACGGGTACCGTATGAGAGTACGGGTGGTTATATCAGTAGCGGCAGGAAAATAGTAAATGGAAAAGAATACAAAGTAAACCCATTGGGAAAAGTTCCAGAGGACTGGTGGTTTATCTCAGCCCTTAATAGACAGTCAAAAGAACGCTTGGGATATCCTACACAAAAACCTGAGGCGTTGCTCGAACGTATTATTAAAGCTAGTTCAAATGAAGGTGATATGGTCTTAGATGCCTATTGCGGATGCGGAACCACTATTGCCGTAGCACAAGACCAAAAACGCAAATGGATAGGGATGGATATTACGTATCAATCCATAGCCCTGATATTAAAACGAATAGAAGACCATTTTGGGAAAATAGTTGCAGATAATGTCAAACTAGACGGCATACCACGTGATATGGACTCAGCTCATGCACTTGCTAACAAAAAAGATGACCGTGTTCGTAAGGAATTTGAGAAGTGGGCTGTCCTGACATACACAACCAACCGCGCGGTCATTAACCAAAAGAAAGGGGCTGATTCTGGCATTGATGGGGTTGCCTACTTTAGAACAAATAACACAGATAATGCCAAAATCATCCTGCAAGTGAAATCTGGTGGCGTAGGGCGCGGTGATATTGCAAAATTGCGCGGGGATATGCAACGTGAAACGGCAGCAATGGCTGTGTTTATTACCTTAGAACCACCAACTGCCCCAATGGTCAACGAAGCGAAAGCCGCCGGACTCTACCATCATGAC
- a CDS encoding DNA methyltransferase, which translates to MEEVVTSKTIEPIRRAFPAEKAKAWHYKIHPYYTKQPSNVVGEYIRHFCPEGGLVVDPFCGSGVTGTEALANGRRAVCLDLDPLAAFITRQTCLAPVDLNAYWEAYRRIEEEIWPIVGFVRGASPKELEDYDLKEWYPKGVKLPSNADRGYVEDLFGKAQLITLAHLRSAIVKIPDQQTKGLLFFAFSGALDKASLLYRAAEQGGIIWQAICSITVIT; encoded by the coding sequence ATGGAAGAGGTAGTAACCAGCAAAACCATAGAACCCATCCGCCGAGCCTTCCCGGCAGAAAAAGCAAAAGCGTGGCACTATAAGATACACCCTTACTATACCAAGCAGCCGTCAAATGTAGTGGGTGAATATATCCGCCACTTCTGCCCCGAAGGTGGACTTGTCGTTGACCCCTTCTGTGGCAGTGGGGTTACCGGTACTGAAGCTCTAGCCAATGGAAGACGAGCGGTTTGCCTAGACCTCGACCCATTAGCTGCTTTTATCACCAGACAGACCTGCCTGGCTCCTGTTGACCTTAACGCTTACTGGGAAGCCTACCGCCGGATAGAAGAGGAGATATGGCCAATCGTGGGGTTTGTGCGCGGCGCTTCGCCCAAAGAACTAGAGGATTATGACTTAAAAGAGTGGTATCCGAAAGGGGTGAAACTTCCTTCTAATGCTGACAGGGGCTATGTCGAAGACCTCTTTGGCAAAGCGCAGCTAATAACCTTAGCTCATCTACGCTCGGCTATCGTGAAAATTCCAGACCAGCAAACTAAAGGACTGTTGTTTTTTGCCTTTTCGGGGGCTTTAGATAAAGCGAGTCTCTTATATAGAGCGGCAGAGCAAGGGGGCATAATATGGCAAGCAATATGCTCTATTACGGTGATAACCTAG
- the guaA gene encoding glutamine-hydrolyzing GMP synthase → MDEVEKKPQPGPQTDHRVATTGDIEVSTYLEIAKEISGEPATAAGETVTVEREAIVVIDFGSQYSLLIARRIRECQVYCELVSYDTPWEKIASLKPKGFILSGGPASVYQPGAPLAPAYIYESHLPVLGICYGMQVITKQLGGQVAPGTKREYGHAILHFSDAASPLFAGLEDASPVWMSHADRIEEMPPGFKALAYTENSPVAVMGNEDGLFGIQFHPEVAHTPQGKAILRNFAYRICGCKGNWTIGNFINESLSGIRQQVEKGKVITALSGGVDSAVVATLIDRAVGDQLTCIYVNNGLLRREEVERTAKVFRDNLGMSIVYVDASQRFLDRLKGITDPEVKRKAIGEEFIEVFEEEANRIGTVDFLAQGTLYPDVIESAASGSTASAKIKTHHNVGGLPARMRLKLIEPLRYLFKDEVRKVGLALGMPEEMVWRHPFPGPGLAIRVIGEVTPEKLEILRSADFIVMNEIKRANLYRQLWQTFAVLTDVHSVGVMGDYRTYGYLIALRAVTSEDAMTADWARMPYDVLARISNRIVNEVPEVNRVVYDITSKPPSTIEWE, encoded by the coding sequence AAGCGGCGAGCCGGCTACCGCCGCCGGAGAGACGGTGACTGTTGAGCGTGAGGCGATAGTCGTTATTGACTTCGGCTCTCAGTACAGCCTGCTCATCGCACGGCGGATACGGGAGTGCCAGGTCTACTGCGAACTGGTGTCCTATGATACTCCCTGGGAGAAAATAGCTTCCCTCAAGCCTAAAGGGTTTATACTCTCCGGGGGTCCCGCCAGCGTTTATCAACCAGGCGCCCCCCTGGCTCCGGCCTATATTTATGAGAGCCATTTGCCGGTACTGGGTATCTGTTACGGGATGCAGGTTATCACCAAGCAACTGGGTGGACAGGTTGCGCCGGGGACAAAACGTGAGTATGGGCATGCCATTCTTCACTTCAGTGATGCCGCCTCCCCCCTGTTTGCCGGCCTGGAGGATGCCTCGCCGGTGTGGATGAGCCATGCCGACAGAATCGAAGAAATGCCCCCCGGTTTTAAAGCTCTGGCCTATACCGAGAACTCACCTGTGGCGGTGATGGGCAATGAGGACGGTCTATTTGGTATTCAGTTCCACCCCGAGGTAGCCCATACCCCGCAGGGGAAAGCTATCCTGCGGAATTTCGCCTACCGTATCTGCGGCTGCAAGGGCAACTGGACGATAGGTAACTTCATCAATGAGAGCCTCTCCGGTATCAGGCAGCAGGTGGAGAAGGGTAAGGTTATTACCGCTCTCTCGGGAGGGGTCGATTCGGCGGTAGTGGCGACCCTCATCGACCGGGCGGTTGGCGATCAGCTTACCTGCATCTACGTCAATAATGGGCTGCTGCGCCGCGAGGAAGTGGAGCGGACCGCCAAGGTCTTCCGGGATAATCTGGGGATGAGTATCGTCTATGTTGATGCCAGTCAGCGGTTTCTTGACCGGCTCAAAGGGATAACCGACCCCGAGGTAAAGCGTAAAGCCATCGGGGAGGAGTTTATCGAGGTTTTTGAGGAGGAGGCTAACCGCATCGGCACGGTCGACTTTCTGGCGCAGGGTACTCTCTACCCCGATGTTATCGAAAGCGCCGCTTCCGGGAGTACCGCCTCCGCCAAGATAAAGACCCATCACAATGTCGGCGGGCTTCCGGCCAGGATGAGGCTGAAGTTGATTGAGCCGTTGCGTTATCTCTTCAAAGACGAAGTGCGCAAGGTGGGCCTGGCGCTGGGTATGCCGGAGGAGATGGTCTGGCGGCATCCCTTCCCCGGCCCCGGCCTGGCCATTCGCGTTATCGGTGAGGTTACCCCGGAGAAGCTGGAGATACTGCGCTCGGCTGATTTTATTGTCATGAACGAGATTAAGAGGGCCAATCTCTACCGGCAGCTATGGCAGACCTTTGCCGTACTGACCGATGTCCACAGCGTGGGGGTGATGGGCGATTACCGTACCTACGGCTACCTGATTGCGCTCCGCGCCGTGACCAGTGAGGATGCCATGACCGCGGACTGGGCGCGCATGCCCTATGATGTCCTGGCGCGGATCTCCAACCGCATTGTCAATGAAGTCCCTGAGGTCAACCGCGTCGTCTATGACATTACCTCCAAACCCCCCTCGACTATCGAGTGGGAGTAG